One window of the Nicotiana tabacum cultivar K326 chromosome 4, ASM71507v2, whole genome shotgun sequence genome contains the following:
- the LOC107770132 gene encoding secreted RxLR effector protein 161-like produces MDSYEFIDTPIATATKLDLDDDRKSVGQKLYRGMIGSLLYLTTSRHDIVFIVGLCARFQANPKESHLKAIKRILRYLKGTPDLCLWYPRGYSFDLVGYADADYAGFHVDRKSTSGIAHFLGSCLVSWGTKKQNSMALSTAEAEYVAATSYYAQLL; encoded by the coding sequence ATGGACTCCTATGAGTTCATTGACACTCCCATTGCAACTGCAACAAAGCTGGATCTTGATGACGATAGGAAAAGTGTGGGACAGAAACTATATAGAGGAATGATTGGGTCACTGTTGTACCTCACAACAAGCAGGCATGATATTGTATTCATTGTGGGATTatgtgcaagatttcaggcaaatcccaaggaatctcacctGAAGGCTATCAAAAGGATACTACGATATCTCAAGGGGACCCCTGACCTCTGTCTATGGTATCCCAGAGGGTATAGCTTTGATCTAGTTGGTtatgctgatgctgactatgcaggttttcATGTTGACAGGAAAAGCACTTCAGGAATAGCTCATTTTCTAGGTTCTTGTTTGGTGTCTTGGGGAACTAAGAAGCAAAACTCAATGGCCTTATCTACAGCTGAGGCTGAATATGTGGCAGCAACATCCTATTATGCTCAGTTGCTATGA
- the LOC107770134 gene encoding putative pectinesterase/pectinesterase inhibitor 59, with the protein MTIYKFNSLLLLFFSLSLFLHQSLAIDEETSNDINWWCSKTPHPEPCKYFMSGDSFKPQNKSEFRTMTVQVALDHVIQVQAHAKNVSQYCRGKRKQLVWMDCDKLMDDTVLQLNRSLDGIKSNSSSDFDAQTWLSASMTNIETCLSGSNDLNVSNILQPNLSTNVSQLISNCLAMNGEFVDWENTTQVGGFPNWLTASERVLLHSSSIDLMATKANYVVAKDRSGHFRSIQSAINYATSRRVGNQRIVIYIKRGVYRENILIGPTMGKIMLVGDGLRYTVITGSRSVAAGYTTYSTATLGVDGIGFIARGITFRNTAGPQNGQAVALRSASDLSVFYGCGFEGYQDTLFVQSQRQFYKSCYIYGTIDFIFGNAAVVFQNCMIYVRRPLWGQVNVITAQGRNDPFQNTAISIHNSRIMAAPDLRPVVQSFQTYLGRPWQQYSRTIIMKTYIDSLVNRAGWLTWLDSNFALSTLYYAEYGNIGPAASTRYRVKWPGYHVIKSGNVASKYTVASLIAGRAWLPSTGVPFTAGL; encoded by the exons ATGACAATATATAAGTTCAATTCTTTACTACTCCTGTTCTTTTCTCTATCTTTGTTCCTACACCAATCTTTAGCAATTGATGAAGAAACAAGTAATGACATTAACTGGTGGTGTAGCAAAACTCCTCACCCCGAGCCATGTAAATACTTCATGTCCGGAGATTCTTTCAAACCCCAAAACAAATCCGAATTTCGAACAATGACAGTCCAAGTTGCATTGGATCATGTGATTCAAGTACAGGCCCATGCAAAAAACGTAAGCCAATATTGCAGGGGAAAACGTAAGCAGTTAGTATGGATGGATTGTGACAAGCTAATGGATGATACAGTTCTCCAATTAAACCGTAGTCTTGACGGGATTAAATCAAATTCAAGTTCAGATTTTGATGCTCAAACTTGGCTTAGTGCATCTATGACAAACATTGAAACATGTTTATCCGGATCAAATGACCTCAATGTTTCCAATATCCTACAGCCGAATTTGTCCACTAATGTTTCGCAGCTGATTAGTAACTGTTTGGCTATGAATGGGGAGTTCGTGGACTGGGAAAATACAACACAAGTTGGTGGATTTCCAAATTGGCTCACGGCTAGTGAAAGAGTGTTGTTACATTCCTCGTCGATAGATTTGATGGCTACGAAGGCTAATTATGTGGTGGCTAAAGATAGATCGGGTCATTTTCGGTCTATTCAGTCTGCAATTAATTATGCAACTTCAAGAAGAGTTGGAAATCAGAGGATTGTGATATACATCAAAAGGGGTGTTTATAGAGAGAATATATTGATAGGTCCAACTATGGGGAAGATTATGTTAGTTGGTGATGGCTTGAGATACACTGTAATCACAGGCAGCCGCAGTGTTGCTGCAGGTTACACAACTTACAGTACTGCAACTCTTG GGGTGGACGGGATTGGATTCATTGCTCGAGGCATCACATTCCGAAACACAGCAGGGCCACAAAATGGCCAAGCAGTAGCTCTTCGATCCGCATCAGATCTTTCAGTGTTCTACGGCTGTGGTTTCGAAGGATACCAAGATACCCTTTTTGTCCAATCCCAACGTCAGTTCTACAAATCATGTTATATCTACGGCACCATAGACTTCATCTTCGGCAACGCCGCAGTTGTTTTCCAAAATTGCATGATTTACGTTCGAAGGCCCTTATGGGGTCAAGTGAACGTAATCACAGCACAAGGCAGAAACGACCCTTTTCAGAACACTGCAATTTCAATTCATAACTCTCGGATAATGGCAGCACCTGATCTTCGGCCCGTGGTTCAGTCGTTTCAGACATATTTGGGACGTCCGTGGCAGCAATATTCAAGAACGATTATAATGAAGACTTATATTGACAGTTTAGTAAACCGAGCAGGTTGGTTAACTTGGTTAGATTCTAATTTTGCTTTGAGCACTTTGTACTATGCGGAATATGGTAATATTGGACCAGCGGCTTCGACAAGGTATAGGGTAAAGTGGCCTGGTTATCATGTGATAAAGAGTGGGAATGTTGCTTCGAAATATACTGTTGCTAGCCTTATTGCTGGAAGGGCATGGCTGCCTTCTACTGGTGTGCCATTCACTGCGGGGCTCTAA